One genomic segment of Marinitoga piezophila KA3 includes these proteins:
- a CDS encoding PQQ-binding-like beta-propeller repeat protein, producing MKKFIINYIIFIFLIFVLSSCSSNYFNGLFNFDISSIFKNPFIASSSNTTSKSNNAALSSQTFNIKTIDINTKIRGSFITYKDYIAFHDLDTLYVFKDFKMIFSKKFESSLFSNFLISNKSELVFSNGNTLYFYNFSNNNLFNFKFEDNIKSIALTPFDEYYILTVNGNIIKFVDFKKVWINSLNTSVTSKLLVTYNNNVVFGDIQGNIYIFNSLGDKIATSKVNGSVIGNFASDNLGNIYVITSTKWLYVISTNGKTIWKKHFDNDRILLNILVDKNRNIYLTTTGNIYMYNSNFKLVKKVSVNNLIAKSILTNKGIVTGAIDGTIFIFDFNKKNLSRYEIKKKITNTNIFLDDGKIYFVSENSIVSIDIENLRKEELYWTYSYGLLNRQYVNLPPVNVRIIYPANNSNTLIKDKIKVVWDSKDLNGENLKYDLYFGTSKNNLKLIAGNLSAKSYYLENLDGNVSYFLKLAAKDSNFSIFSNTIQFKVNYAPDKPVEKNPVNHYTNVSLSPVLKWIARDKDSKKLLFNLYFGQSIDSLEKIAEGLDVPEFSLNQKLEPGKQYYWKVEVFDELGNRNESDVFDFVTSHAPEKPEIIFPDISEAISKDSTIVFASKDIDNDPLLYDIYFGNNIDSLKKVVENYSENKIRISEFSPGKRYKLKIAVKDGKGNYVESKIYDIKIKYEPKLNWKYYTRNRIKGNGVLDDEGNIYIGNDSGYFYKLDSKGSIIWRFKTENKIWSTPLYADNLIYFGNNEGYLYALNKNGDLKWKFKSEDIITASPVIDNKGIIYIGSWDGYLYAVNPDGTLKWKFKTNNSISGSPVIGRSGTLYIGSWDGYLYAINRDGTLRWKYKTENRISQTPALDNNENIYIGSEDGYVYSLDYNGNLRWSFKTESYIKSSPVVDENGTIYIGGWDNYLYAINSDGTLKWKFKTQYIITGSAVLGDKGNIYISSYDHNIYCLDTRGRLNWKFKVEDIIDSNLLLDNNNLIFSDVSGNLYSIIVEDKGLNEKAQWPAFKKNNYNVGKIKIVKNLLPLGPDNPEPSNGEVNVPTDITLSWMAYDMDGDKLEYTVFFGEDKDNLKVVLRNVDTLTYTPEKLKPKTTYYWKVIVKDSRNAVKEGPIWSFKTVNPYGKIKWNYKTKGWIENTPLVLNSGIYFGSYDRYFYAVSFEGVLKWRFLTNSEIIASPNTDDGRNIYFGDSSGRLYSITNDGTLNWKLNLRGKILSTPLIANNRIYVGTSKGVLYSIDLNGNILWTFKTNDYILSMPAFYNGNIIFGGSDSYVYSLNERGELNWKFKTGGSVKSSPAIDKEGNIYIGSDDNYLYKISKFGKLIFKFRTNSSIQTKVSIDENGNIYFGSLDYYLYVLNPKGELINKFKTDGEIYSTPTFDDKGYIYFASLDSKVYALNKDYSIDWIFNSGYGIVSSPIIKDGILYITSRDGNLYAIKIEGHNTPEKSIIKNYYNK from the coding sequence ATGAAAAAATTTATAATTAATTATATTATTTTTATTTTTTTGATCTTTGTTTTAAGTTCATGCTCTTCTAATTATTTTAATGGATTATTTAATTTTGATATTTCCAGTATCTTTAAAAATCCTTTTATTGCGTCTTCTTCGAATACTACTTCAAAATCCAATAACGCTGCATTAAGTAGTCAGACTTTTAATATAAAGACTATTGATATTAATACCAAAATTAGAGGTTCTTTCATTACATATAAAGATTATATTGCTTTTCATGATCTTGATACTTTATATGTTTTTAAAGATTTTAAGATGATTTTTTCTAAAAAATTTGAATCTTCTTTGTTTAGCAACTTTCTCATTTCCAATAAATCTGAGCTTGTTTTTTCTAACGGCAATACACTTTATTTTTATAATTTTTCCAATAATAATCTCTTTAATTTTAAATTTGAGGATAATATTAAATCCATTGCTTTAACTCCATTTGATGAATATTATATTTTAACTGTGAATGGTAATATTATTAAATTTGTTGATTTTAAAAAGGTCTGGATAAATAGTTTAAATACTTCAGTTACTTCAAAATTGCTTGTTACCTATAATAATAATGTTGTTTTTGGAGATATTCAGGGGAATATTTATATTTTTAATTCTTTAGGTGATAAAATTGCTACTTCTAAGGTTAATGGAAGTGTTATTGGTAATTTTGCATCAGATAATTTGGGGAATATATATGTTATTACAAGTACAAAATGGCTATATGTTATTTCTACTAATGGAAAAACTATTTGGAAAAAGCATTTTGATAACGATAGAATATTATTAAATATATTAGTCGATAAAAATAGAAATATTTATCTTACCACTACAGGCAATATTTATATGTACAATTCTAATTTTAAACTTGTTAAAAAAGTATCTGTAAACAATTTAATTGCTAAATCTATTCTTACTAATAAAGGAATTGTTACCGGAGCAATTGATGGAACTATTTTTATTTTTGATTTTAATAAAAAGAATTTATCAAGATATGAAATTAAGAAAAAAATTACCAATACCAATATCTTTTTAGATGATGGAAAAATTTATTTTGTATCTGAAAATAGTATTGTTTCTATTGATATTGAGAATCTAAGAAAAGAAGAATTGTATTGGACATATTCATATGGTTTATTAAATAGGCAATATGTTAATTTGCCACCTGTAAATGTTCGAATTATCTATCCAGCTAATAATTCAAATACTTTAATTAAAGATAAAATCAAAGTTGTCTGGGATTCTAAAGATTTAAATGGAGAGAATTTAAAATATGATTTATATTTTGGAACATCAAAGAATAATTTAAAATTAATTGCTGGGAATTTATCAGCAAAGAGCTATTATTTAGAAAATTTAGACGGAAATGTATCATATTTCCTAAAATTAGCAGCAAAAGATAGCAATTTTTCTATTTTTAGTAATACAATTCAATTTAAGGTAAATTATGCACCGGATAAACCTGTTGAAAAAAATCCGGTTAATCATTATACCAATGTCTCATTATCTCCTGTATTAAAATGGATTGCGAGAGATAAAGATAGTAAAAAGCTATTATTTAATCTTTATTTTGGACAATCTATTGATAGTCTGGAAAAAATAGCTGAAGGATTAGATGTACCGGAATTTTCTTTAAATCAAAAACTTGAACCTGGAAAGCAATATTACTGGAAAGTTGAGGTTTTTGATGAGCTTGGAAATAGAAATGAAAGCGATGTTTTTGATTTTGTTACATCACATGCTCCGGAGAAGCCTGAAATTATTTTTCCAGATATAAGTGAGGCTATTTCAAAAGATTCAACAATTGTTTTTGCTTCAAAAGATATTGATAATGATCCTCTGTTATATGATATTTATTTTGGAAATAATATAGATTCTTTAAAGAAAGTAGTAGAAAATTATAGTGAAAATAAAATAAGAATTTCAGAATTTTCTCCTGGTAAAAGATATAAATTAAAAATAGCAGTAAAAGATGGAAAAGGAAATTATGTCGAAAGTAAGATATATGATATAAAGATTAAATATGAACCAAAATTAAATTGGAAATATTATACCAGAAATAGAATTAAAGGTAATGGGGTACTGGATGATGAAGGTAATATTTACATTGGAAATGATAGTGGATATTTTTATAAATTGGATTCAAAAGGATCTATAATCTGGAGGTTTAAAACAGAAAATAAAATATGGTCAACGCCATTATATGCTGATAATCTTATTTATTTCGGAAATAATGAAGGATACTTATATGCTTTAAATAAAAATGGAGATTTAAAGTGGAAATTTAAAAGTGAAGATATTATAACTGCTTCACCTGTAATTGATAATAAAGGAATAATATATATAGGAAGCTGGGATGGTTATCTATATGCAGTTAATCCAGATGGAACATTAAAGTGGAAGTTTAAGACTAATAATTCAATTAGCGGAAGTCCAGTTATCGGAAGAAGCGGAACATTGTATATAGGAAGTTGGGATGGCTATTTATATGCAATTAATAGAGATGGAACGTTAAGATGGAAGTATAAAACTGAAAATAGAATTTCTCAAACTCCAGCTTTGGATAACAATGAAAATATATATATAGGCAGTGAAGATGGATATGTATATTCTCTTGATTATAACGGCAATTTAAGATGGAGTTTTAAAACAGAAAGTTATATTAAATCATCTCCAGTAGTTGATGAAAATGGCACAATATATATAGGTGGTTGGGATAATTATTTATACGCAATAAATTCTGATGGAACCTTGAAGTGGAAGTTTAAAACTCAATATATAATAACTGGATCAGCTGTATTGGGAGATAAAGGAAATATATATATTTCCAGTTATGACCACAATATATATTGTCTCGATACAAGAGGAAGATTAAATTGGAAATTTAAAGTAGAAGATATAATAGATTCTAATCTACTTTTAGATAATAATAATTTGATTTTTAGCGATGTTAGTGGAAATTTATATTCTATTATCGTAGAAGATAAGGGTTTAAATGAAAAGGCTCAATGGCCAGCATTTAAAAAGAATAATTATAATGTTGGAAAGATAAAAATAGTTAAGAATTTGTTGCCTCTTGGTCCGGATAATCCTGAACCATCCAATGGAGAGGTAAATGTTCCTACGGATATAACTTTAAGCTGGATGGCTTATGATATGGATGGAGATAAACTGGAGTATACAGTCTTTTTTGGAGAAGATAAAGATAATTTAAAAGTAGTATTGAGAAATGTTGACACATTAACCTATACTCCTGAAAAATTAAAACCAAAAACTACATATTATTGGAAGGTTATAGTTAAAGATTCCAGAAACGCTGTAAAAGAAGGGCCTATATGGAGTTTTAAAACTGTAAATCCATATGGTAAGATTAAATGGAATTATAAAACTAAAGGATGGATAGAAAATACACCTTTAGTATTAAATAGTGGAATATATTTTGGTAGCTACGATAGATATTTCTATGCAGTATCTTTTGAAGGTGTTTTAAAATGGAGATTTTTAACAAATTCTGAAATTATTGCGTCTCCAAATACCGATGATGGAAGAAATATATATTTTGGAGACAGCTCAGGAAGGTTGTATTCAATAACAAATGATGGTACTTTAAACTGGAAATTGAATTTGAGAGGTAAAATACTTTCAACTCCATTAATAGCAAATAACAGAATTTATGTTGGCACATCAAAAGGTGTATTATATTCAATAGATTTAAATGGAAATATTTTATGGACCTTTAAAACAAATGATTATATATTATCAATGCCTGCATTTTATAATGGAAATATAATTTTTGGTGGTTCAGATTCATATGTTTATTCTCTTAATGAAAGAGGTGAATTAAACTGGAAATTTAAAACTGGAGGATCTGTAAAATCATCTCCAGCTATAGATAAAGAAGGAAATATTTATATAGGCAGCGATGATAATTATTTGTATAAAATATCAAAATTTGGAAAGTTAATATTTAAATTTAGAACCAATAGTTCTATACAAACAAAGGTTAGCATAGATGAAAATGGAAATATATATTTTGGAAGTCTCGATTATTATCTTTATGTTTTAAATCCAAAAGGAGAATTAATAAATAAATTTAAAACTGATGGTGAAATTTATTCGACACCTACCTTTGATGATAAAGGTTATATATACTTTGCAAGTTTAGATTCTAAAGTTTATGCATTAAATAAAGATTATAGCATCGATTGGATATTTAATAGTGGATATGGTATTGTTTCAAGTCCAATTATAAAAGATGGAATTTTATATATTACAAGCAGGGATGGAAATTTATATGCTATAAAAATTGAAGGACATAACACACCTGAAAAATCCATAATAAAAAATTATTATAATAAATGA
- the asnS gene encoding asparagine--tRNA ligase — protein sequence MEWIYIKDMKKHIGEKVEFRGWLWNKRVSGKIGFLQLRDGTGFVQGVVEKSTLGEEKYKEVKKLKMESSLIVRGTVVEDQRSPVGFELHIDEVEIVHNPSEDYPISKKEHGIDFLMEHRHLWLRSRRQFHILKVRHEIIKAIREFYNNEGFVLIDTPIFTGSIGESAGNTFEIDYFDYGKVYLAQTGQLYLEAAAMALGKVYNLGPTFRAEKSKTRRHLIEFWMNEAEVAYYTHEDNMRLQENLVSYVVKKVLENASENLVALGRDISKLEKIEAPFPRITYTEAIKLLNKKGSDIQWGEDLGADDETLISEEFDKPVIIEKYPKSVKAFYMQPDPENPDVVLCDDMIAPEGYGEIIGASERIWQEDVLIERLKENNLPVEEYQWYLDLRKFGSVPHSGFGLGIERTVAWICGLKHIREAIPFARTLYRVYP from the coding sequence ATGGAATGGATATATATAAAAGATATGAAAAAACATATAGGTGAAAAAGTTGAATTTAGAGGCTGGCTCTGGAATAAAAGAGTTAGTGGTAAAATAGGATTTTTACAATTAAGAGATGGAACAGGTTTTGTTCAGGGAGTTGTTGAAAAATCAACACTTGGTGAAGAAAAATACAAAGAAGTAAAAAAATTAAAAATGGAAAGCTCATTAATTGTTAGAGGAACAGTTGTTGAAGATCAAAGATCACCAGTTGGATTTGAATTACACATTGATGAAGTTGAAATAGTACATAATCCATCAGAAGATTATCCTATTTCAAAGAAAGAACACGGAATTGATTTCTTAATGGAACACAGACATTTATGGTTAAGATCAAGAAGACAATTCCATATATTAAAGGTAAGACATGAAATAATAAAAGCTATAAGAGAATTTTATAACAACGAAGGTTTTGTATTAATTGATACTCCAATATTTACAGGTTCAATTGGTGAAAGTGCAGGAAATACATTTGAAATAGACTATTTTGATTATGGAAAAGTATATCTTGCACAGACAGGTCAGTTATATCTTGAAGCAGCAGCTATGGCTTTAGGTAAAGTATACAATCTTGGTCCAACATTCAGGGCTGAAAAGTCAAAAACGAGAAGACATCTTATAGAATTCTGGATGAATGAGGCAGAAGTTGCTTATTATACACATGAAGACAATATGAGATTACAGGAAAATCTTGTATCATATGTGGTTAAGAAAGTCCTTGAAAATGCTTCTGAAAATTTAGTTGCTCTTGGAAGGGATATAAGTAAACTCGAAAAAATAGAAGCGCCATTCCCAAGAATTACATATACAGAAGCAATAAAATTATTAAATAAAAAGGGTTCGGATATACAATGGGGTGAAGACCTCGGAGCAGATGATGAAACATTAATCTCTGAAGAATTTGATAAACCTGTTATTATAGAAAAATATCCAAAATCAGTAAAGGCATTCTATATGCAACCAGATCCAGAAAATCCAGATGTAGTATTATGTGATGATATGATTGCACCTGAAGGATATGGTGAAATAATTGGTGCATCTGAAAGAATCTGGCAGGAAGATGTATTAATTGAAAGATTAAAAGAAAACAACTTACCAGTAGAAGAATATCAATGGTATCTTGATTTAAGAAAATTTGGTTCAGTTCCTCACAGTGGATTTGGTCTTGGAATTGAAAGAACAGTAGCCTGGATATGCGGCCTTAAACATATAAGAGAAGCAATACCATTTGCAAGAACATTATATAGAGTGTATCCATAA
- a CDS encoding ADP-ribosylglycohydrolase family protein, with protein MKETKNRCLGALIGLAIGNALGAPFEYIDMEKLPEINDFHSGGIYNLNAGEWTDDVSMALCLAESLIEDGFDFDSQMKKYLKWIDEGLYSCKKTAFGIDNQTMDALIQYEKDASLPKIIDKDSHKPLARLAPIPMYFKNSFNDAVFYSGQSAYTTHNNIYSIHSCKFIGGFIQQAINGATKRVLLEEVHRHMDLIYDVKLKIVDVTYKDINDLINDGKAINSLEIALWTIHNTNSFKDAVLTAVRFGGDTDTLGAIVGQMSGALYGLENIPKVWLLKLAKKDMILELAEKLCNK; from the coding sequence ATGAAAGAAACAAAAAATAGATGTTTAGGTGCTTTAATTGGATTAGCAATTGGAAATGCATTAGGAGCACCTTTTGAATATATAGATATGGAAAAGCTTCCTGAAATAAATGATTTTCATAGCGGTGGAATATATAATTTAAATGCCGGCGAATGGACAGATGATGTTTCTATGGCTCTTTGCCTTGCAGAAAGTTTAATAGAAGACGGTTTTGATTTTGATAGTCAAATGAAAAAATATTTAAAATGGATTGATGAAGGTCTCTATTCCTGTAAAAAAACGGCTTTTGGAATTGATAACCAAACAATGGATGCATTAATTCAATATGAAAAAGACGCTTCTTTGCCAAAGATAATAGATAAAGATTCACATAAACCTTTAGCAAGACTTGCTCCAATTCCTATGTACTTTAAAAATTCTTTTAATGATGCTGTTTTTTATTCAGGACAAAGCGCATATACCACTCATAATAATATCTATTCAATTCATTCATGCAAATTCATCGGTGGATTTATACAACAGGCAATTAATGGCGCTACAAAACGCGTTTTATTAGAAGAAGTTCATAGACATATGGACTTAATTTATGATGTAAAACTTAAAATTGTTGATGTTACATATAAAGATATAAATGATTTAATAAACGACGGAAAAGCCATAAATTCACTTGAAATAGCATTATGGACTATTCATAATACTAATTCATTTAAAGATGCTGTTCTAACAGCTGTTAGATTTGGCGGAGATACAGATACATTAGGTGCTATTGTTGGACAAATGTCTGGTGCTCTTTATGGATTAGAGAATATTCCAAAGGTCTGGCTTTTAAAGCTTGCAAAGAAAGATATGATATTGGAACTTGCAGAGAAGTTGTGTAATAAATAA
- a CDS encoding HD-GYP domain-containing protein has product MEYPGFSSNNFRSVDMRDLILVLNDFSYGELKFFIDYSLFSAKISGILSKKLNLNDGGKNYIKGLMIGFGYIFLSKFLDINDFLILFENKDTQEAALFISHVFYTSIMKMESLENESEILYILKENNLNKSYFELETINILTVSHELSKMYVFDKYLKREAYEKTLENIIDYTRKFNIDNEVKIALLDIFRDPWEMSIIFSDDPYPELFIDREIALLRGEELMNAMKLLTFLVDYRSRFTRKHSFRVSNIARDIGKEILGEYEGFKLMISGLLHDIGKIYVPLKILEKPGFFNDFERKIMNTHSVRTYLMLKKINGLNEFAEVSLLHHEKLDGSGYPHRYKSNEIPMEVRILTFADILSALTEERPYKNPYTIKEAMSILYQETKEGKLDTIVYKKVDNMVKNGYRIIDEDIIESLLKEEKYNIIKEKINILKEKIY; this is encoded by the coding sequence ATGGAATATCCGGGTTTTTCTTCCAATAATTTTAGAAGTGTGGATATGCGAGATTTAATTCTTGTTTTAAATGATTTTTCATATGGAGAATTGAAGTTTTTTATAGACTACTCTTTATTTTCAGCAAAAATTAGTGGAATTCTTTCAAAAAAGTTAAATCTCAATGATGGTGGAAAGAACTATATAAAAGGATTAATGATAGGATTTGGATATATATTTCTTTCTAAGTTTTTAGATATAAATGATTTCTTAATACTATTTGAGAATAAAGACACTCAAGAAGCAGCATTGTTTATTTCTCATGTGTTTTATACCTCGATAATGAAAATGGAAAGCTTAGAAAATGAAAGTGAAATTTTATATATATTAAAGGAGAATAATCTGAATAAATCATATTTTGAATTGGAAACAATTAATATATTAACTGTTTCTCATGAATTATCAAAAATGTATGTATTTGATAAATATTTAAAAAGAGAAGCATATGAAAAGACTTTAGAAAATATTATTGATTACACAAGAAAATTTAATATTGATAACGAGGTAAAAATAGCTTTACTTGATATATTCAGGGATCCATGGGAAATGTCTATAATTTTTTCTGATGATCCATATCCTGAATTGTTTATTGATAGAGAGATTGCATTATTACGTGGTGAAGAATTAATGAATGCAATGAAATTGCTTACATTTCTTGTGGATTATAGATCCAGATTTACACGAAAACACTCATTTCGCGTGTCAAATATTGCAAGAGATATTGGAAAAGAAATACTTGGTGAATATGAAGGGTTTAAATTAATGATTAGTGGTTTATTACATGATATAGGAAAGATCTATGTTCCATTGAAAATTCTTGAAAAACCAGGATTTTTTAATGATTTTGAAAGGAAAATAATGAATACGCATTCAGTTAGAACATACTTGATGTTAAAGAAAATAAATGGATTAAACGAATTTGCAGAAGTATCCTTATTACATCATGAAAAACTTGACGGTTCTGGATATCCACATAGATATAAGAGTAATGAAATTCCTATGGAGGTAAGAATTTTAACCTTTGCAGATATTTTATCAGCTTTAACAGAAGAAAGACCATATAAAAATCCATATACAATAAAAGAGGCTATGTCTATTTTATACCAAGAAACAAAGGAGGGTAAATTAGATACAATAGTATATAAAAAAGTTGATAATATGGTAAAAAATGGATATAGGATTATAGATGAAGATATAATAGAATCACTATTAAAAGAAGAAAAATATAATATAATCAAAGAAAAAATCAATATCTTAAAAGAAAAGATATATTAA
- a CDS encoding methyl-accepting chemotaxis protein: MNSVMNKLMIFSLVFIILIVLISLITFYSLSSISKSYGVISSFSDVVTDFMKYDKSISSGNIQVEKISKKFTLLYKKLEELLLDFNSKNKDILKKDFDNMIFVLKDKDFNQYKLISQKIFEDFDNILSDLENIISSKTSKLKINLILSVTLSIIIGIFISIILSKNLVKPIKSISSTIADIEKGRLNIEMDKINSNDEIGKAAKSLEELRKKLMEIISSISSASSETSAISEELAANTTEVSNSLNDLSITFDKINSEAQENSASLQELTASIEEMSASADENSRVAMKLLEKSENSAKLINDNKKSIIETLEEVKKTKEKSHNTKIVLDKLARFTENINEIIITINNITEQTNLLALNAAIEAARAGEAGKGFAVVADEIRKLAEQSKTSTEQISEILESLVIEVKSSVENVDETEQAIDILAENVLNIEKDFDELNTAMLDIQEMIQSITASSEEQNATLQEMASAISRLNSLVEETTNSTNSIFGILQNVNASLEETNAVSNNLSELSQELQKRISFFSI, translated from the coding sequence ATGAATAGTGTGATGAACAAATTAATGATTTTTTCCCTGGTATTTATAATTTTAATTGTGTTGATTTCGCTAATTACATTTTATAGCCTAAGTTCTATTTCTAAATCATATGGAGTGATATCCTCTTTTTCGGATGTTGTAACCGATTTCATGAAATATGATAAAAGTATTAGTTCAGGTAATATTCAAGTTGAAAAGATTTCAAAGAAGTTTACACTTTTATATAAAAAATTAGAAGAATTGCTTTTAGATTTTAATAGCAAGAATAAAGATATATTAAAAAAAGATTTTGATAATATGATTTTTGTTTTGAAAGATAAAGATTTTAATCAATATAAATTAATCTCACAAAAGATTTTTGAAGATTTTGACAATATATTGTCTGATCTGGAAAATATAATATCGTCCAAAACATCAAAACTGAAGATTAATTTAATTTTATCGGTAACGTTATCAATAATAATTGGAATATTTATTTCAATAATTCTTTCAAAAAATCTTGTTAAACCAATTAAATCAATTTCTTCAACAATTGCAGATATTGAAAAAGGAAGATTAAATATAGAAATGGATAAAATAAATTCTAATGATGAAATCGGGAAGGCAGCTAAATCATTGGAAGAGTTAAGAAAAAAATTAATGGAAATTATAAGCTCAATTTCTTCAGCATCTTCAGAGACATCGGCAATCTCTGAGGAGTTAGCGGCTAATACAACAGAGGTTTCTAATAGTTTAAATGATTTAAGTATTACTTTTGATAAGATAAATAGCGAAGCACAGGAAAATTCAGCATCTTTACAAGAATTAACAGCAAGTATAGAAGAGATGTCTGCATCTGCAGATGAAAATTCAAGGGTTGCAATGAAATTGCTTGAAAAAAGTGAAAATTCAGCAAAATTAATAAATGACAATAAAAAAAGCATAATAGAAACATTAGAAGAAGTAAAAAAGACAAAAGAAAAAAGTCATAATACAAAAATTGTTCTTGATAAATTAGCACGTTTCACTGAAAATATAAATGAAATAATAATAACTATTAATAATATAACAGAACAAACAAATCTTCTTGCATTAAATGCAGCAATAGAGGCAGCAAGGGCAGGAGAAGCAGGAAAGGGATTTGCTGTAGTTGCTGATGAAATAAGAAAGCTCGCAGAACAGAGCAAAACTTCGACAGAACAGATAAGTGAAATTCTTGAGAGTCTTGTAATTGAGGTAAAAAGCTCAGTTGAAAATGTAGATGAAACAGAACAAGCTATAGATATATTAGCAGAAAATGTTCTTAATATAGAAAAAGATTTTGATGAATTGAATACGGCAATGCTTGATATACAGGAAATGATACAATCCATCACAGCATCATCAGAAGAGCAAAATGCAACTTTACAGGAAATGGCTTCAGCAATTTCAAGATTAAATTCATTGGTTGAAGAAACAACAAATAGTACCAATTCTATATTTGGAATATTACAAAATGTAAATGCTTCATTGGAAGAAACGAATGCGGTTTCCAATAATCTTTCTGAATTATCACAGGAATTACAGAAGAGAATTAGTTTTTTCAGCATATAG
- a CDS encoding ABC transporter substrate-binding protein: MKRLLVLIMVVLLVSAVFAKITFWTTEVESNRMQRIRALATIFKAQTGIDVEVVPVEENDLLKQIPIAKNAGTLPDLIESGIEPMLLLGSENFMNVDLATKIINDFGDVYNGAARLLSNGEGKYYAIPFHAWVQGIWYRKDWFKAQDLGDPITWYNIALAAKVLNNPKKGVYGIILPKKANAYAEQVFTEIALANGARPIDENGNVTFNTPEMIEAFRFYKELGKYSKPGFTDVLDALKGYLRGETAMIFYSTYIMDDIAVEEVQRGRIDNFNPQLVVNTGFANKMINVRPTSYGQVVALGITKNANASEVEKFVKFLMTDKNYVYWVHMAPGGMNPTRKSVAESDEFLDNPVLERYGKAKIAEIVAALDSVERFEFINGKVITDMSKLSANFVIGKAINYMFANDWTPQQTAMWAQKEAEKILGK; encoded by the coding sequence ATGAAGAGATTATTGGTTTTGATAATGGTAGTTTTATTGGTATCTGCTGTATTCGCAAAGATTACTTTCTGGACAACAGAGGTTGAATCTAACAGAATGCAGAGAATTAGAGCTCTTGCAACAATTTTTAAAGCTCAAACAGGTATTGATGTTGAAGTTGTTCCTGTTGAAGAAAATGATTTATTGAAACAGATTCCTATTGCAAAAAATGCTGGAACATTACCTGATCTAATTGAAAGTGGTATTGAACCAATGTTGTTGTTAGGTTCAGAAAATTTCATGAATGTTGACCTTGCAACAAAGATTATAAATGATTTTGGTGATGTTTATAATGGTGCAGCAAGATTATTAAGTAATGGCGAAGGTAAATATTATGCAATTCCTTTCCACGCATGGGTACAGGGTATATGGTATAGAAAAGATTGGTTTAAAGCACAGGATCTTGGCGATCCAATAACATGGTATAATATCGCTTTAGCTGCAAAGGTATTGAATAATCCAAAGAAAGGTGTTTATGGTATTATTTTACCTAAAAAGGCAAATGCTTATGCAGAACAGGTATTTACAGAAATTGCTCTTGCAAATGGTGCAAGACCTATAGATGAAAATGGAAATGTAACCTTTAATACACCAGAAATGATTGAAGCTTTCAGATTCTATAAGGAATTGGGTAAATATTCAAAACCTGGTTTTACAGATGTTCTTGACGCTTTAAAGGGTTATTTAAGAGGCGAAACAGCAATGATTTTCTATTCAACTTATATTATGGACGATATTGCTGTTGAAGAGGTACAAAGAGGAAGAATTGATAACTTTAATCCTCAATTAGTTGTTAATACTGGTTTTGCAAATAAAATGATTAATGTAAGACCAACATCTTATGGACAGGTTGTAGCCCTTGGTATTACAAAGAATGCAAACGCAAGCGAAGTAGAAAAATTTGTTAAATTCCTTATGACAGATAAAAACTATGTTTACTGGGTACATATGGCACCAGGCGGAATGAATCCAACAAGAAAATCTGTAGCTGAAAGTGATGAATTCCTTGATAATCCTGTTCTTGAAAGATATGGAAAGGCTAAAATCGCAGAAATCGTTGCAGCACTTGATTCTGTAGAAAGATTTGAATTTATTAACGGTAAGGTTATTACAGATATGAGTAAATTAAGCGCTAATTTTGTTATAGGTAAGGCTATTAATTATATGTTTGCAAATGATTGGACACCACAGCAAACTGCAATGTGGGCACAAAAAGAAGCAGAAAAGATTCTTGGAAAATAA